A single region of the Podospora pseudopauciseta strain CBS 411.78 chromosome 1, whole genome shotgun sequence genome encodes:
- the NOC4 gene encoding Maturation and nuclear export of 40S ribosomal subunits interacting protein (EggNog:ENOG503NUB6; BUSCO:EOG09261RWU; COG:J), with protein sequence MAAATKEPSSASAGKRKRQENGDKCKKRRKSGGDEGVDLKAQLKQLEAEILESRKHYNNIATLLELAQKYDEDRPTAIAASETLCRVFVRLLAMGCLVERREASEKDATVTKWLRERLADFREVLLRMFNNEKLALPALLLAMSLLKVEAQHLDGRDQPAFPRYFFTQVIYFIIQSPVEQLREEFTEKFIDEFDDIRFYTFAAISEFLRDPSADLNETVRAIIFNLLLNIDDVPSSNKDLDTFYIEPPTTKKRHPVRSLSQHKSQAQDAWLALMQLGLSKDQRKKILSVMSNSIAPWFTNPELLMDFLTDCYNAGGSISLLALSGVFYLIQERNLDYPEFYTKLYSLLDADMLHSKHRSRFLRLLDTFLGSSHLPAVMVASFIKKLARLALNAPPSAIVAIVPWFYNLFKKHPLTTFMMHRVPRTEEEKQKIEEGGVEDVFLAWERDPMETRAIESCLWEVVQLQGHWHPNVATIAKIISEQFTKQAYNVEDFLDHSYGSLFEAEMGKEIKKPPVVEFMIPKRVFTKVTEEEEKQGLKDSLVVGLWDFGTA encoded by the exons ATGGCAGCAGCTACAAAGGAACCgtcgtcggcctcggccGGGAAGAGGAAGCGTCAAGAGAATGGAGACAAGTGCAAGAAACGGAGGAAATCCGGCGGCGACGAGGGTGTCGATCTCAAGGCCCAACTCAAACAGCTCGAAGCCGAGATCCTCGAGTCCAGAAAACACTACAACAACATCGCTACTCTCCTCGAACTTGCGCAAAAGTACGACGAGGATCGTcccaccgccatcgccgcctcGGAGACACTATGCCGCGTCTTCGTGCGGTTACTTGCCATGGGCTGCTTGGTGGAGAGAAGGGAAGCGTCAGAGAAGGATGCGACAGTCACAAAATGGCTTCGGGAGCGCCTAGCAGACTTTAGAGAAGTCTTGTTACGCATGTTCAACAATGAGAAGTTGGCACTCCCAGCTTTGTTGTTGGCCATGTCTCTCCTCAAAGTCGAAGCTcagcaccttgatggccggGACCAACCCGCCTTCCCACGATACTTCTTCACCCAAGTCATATACTTCATCATCCAGTCACCAGTCGAGCAACTACGGGAAGAGTTTACCGAGAAGTTCATCGACGAGTTTGACGACATTAGATTCTACACCTTCGCAGCCATCAGTGAATTCCTTAGAGACCCCTCCGCCGACCTCAACGAAACAGTCCGCGCCATaatcttcaacctcctcctcaacatcgaTGAtgtcccctcctccaacaaagaTCTCGACACCTTCTACATCgaacccccaaccaccaagaaAAGGCACCCCGtccgctccctctcccaacaCAAAAGTCAAGCCCAAGACGCCTGGCTAGCCCTGATGCAACTCGGTCTGAGCAAAGACCAGCGCAAGAAGATCCTCAGCGTCATGTCCAACTCTATCGCGCCCTGGTTCACCAATCCAGAACTCCTGATGGATTTCCTAACAGACTGCTACAACGCCGGCGGGTCCATCTCTCTACTGGCCCTCTCTGGTGTCTTTTATCTCATCCAGGAACGAAACCTCGACTACCCAGAGTTTTACACCAAGCTCTACTCCCTGCTAGACGCAGACATGCTCCACTCCAAGCACCGCTCCCGCTTTTTGCGGTTGCTTGATACCTTCCTCGGCTCATCACATTTGCCAGCGGTAATGGTGGCAAGTTTTATCAAGAAGCTGGCCAGGTTGGCACTCAACGCGCCCCCGAGTGCGATTGTGGCTATTGTGCCTTGGTTTTACAACTTGTTCAAGAAGCACCCCCTGACAACATTCATGATGCACAGGGTGCcgaggacggaggaggagaagcagaagattgaggagggaggggtggaggatgtgtTTTTGGCTTGGGAGAGGGATCCGATGGAGACGAGGGCGATTGAGAGTTGTCtttgggaggtggtgcagcTGCAGGGGCATTGGCATCCGAATGTGGCGACCATTGCGAAGATTATCAGTGAGCAGTTTACCAAGCAGGCGTACAATGTGGAGGACTTTTTGGATCATAGTTATGGGAGT TTGTTCGAGGCGGAGATGGgcaaggagatcaagaagccgccggtggtggagtttaTGATCCCGAAGAGGGTGTTTACAAAAGttacggaggaggaggagaaacaGGGGCTGAAGGAttcgctggtggtggggttgtgggaTTTTGGGACGGCGTAG
- the ATP4 gene encoding atp4 subunit B of the stator stalk of mitochondrial F1F0 ATP synthase (EggNog:ENOG503P03P; COG:C; BUSCO:EOG09264PE5) → MASRLARSALGAARLRPSIAPRALPALSTAIAARNSSGVPAQDPKSKAQSLIDALPGSNLLSKSAILSSFTGLSIYALSNEYYVVNEETVVAFCLLSVWAALIKFGGPAYKEWAEGQNKKILDILNSARADHTQAVKTRIEDVQQMSGVIDVTKSLFAVSKETAKLEAEAYELEQRTALAAEAKTVLDSWVRYESQVKQRQQKELAATIIAKVQKELENPKTLQQILQQSVADVEKIVSAKQ, encoded by the exons ATGGCCTCCCGCTTGGCGAGAAGTGCTCTCG GGGCTGCCCGTCTCCGGCCTAGCATCGCTCCCCGCGCTCTGCCCGCCCTCTCGACCGCCATCGCGGCGCGCAACAGCTCCGGTGTCCCCGCCCAGGACCCCAAGTCCAAGGCCCAGTCCCTCATCGATGCGCTTCCCGGcagcaacctcctctccaagtCGGCCATCCTCTCGTCCTTCACCGGCCTCTCGATCTATGCCCTGAGCAACGAGTACTATGTCGTCAACGAGGAGACCGTCGTCGCCTTCTGCCTTCTCAGCGTCTGGGCTGCCCTGATCAAGTTCGGCGGTCCCGCTTACAAGGAGTGGGCTGAGGGTCAGAACAAGAAGATCCTCGATATCCTCAACTCGGCCCGCGCCGACCACACCCAGGCTGTCAAGACCCGCATCGAGGACGTCCAGCAGATGTCCGGCGTCATTGACGTCACCAAGAGCCTCTTCGCCGTCTCCAAG GAGACTGCCAAGCTCGAGGCTGAGGCTTATGAGCTCGAGCAGCGCACTGCCCTTGCTGCTGAGGCCAAGACCGTTCTCGACTCGTGGGTGCGTTACGAGAGCCAGGTCAAGCAGCGCCAGCAGAAGGAGCTTGCtgccaccatcatcgccaaggTCCAGAAGGAGCTTGAGAATCCCAAGACCCTCCAGCAGATTCTCCAGCAGAGCGTTGCCGATGTTGAGA AGATCGTTTCCGCCAAACAATAA
- a CDS encoding hypothetical protein (EggNog:ENOG503P5PQ; COG:H) → MRPGPFAAGRLKIPPAAKPFKPNEVEEPSATVVETETADIEEHKEPTSQTTDHDENIKGAEVRVAPTDQEVQEQDVVAESNRILSRIAMWDQQEQAVPESTPVPADDLAPSEHIHVMGLDPVGRYITHILASCDHIPPVRYVMHTPGVHNVFKQNDRKLTLYRGDQMVTTNRIIAVNFNQGGDYTSPKQYALPSLISNLIITTPAADVVRILEPIKHRLDHRSTIVLINDGLGVVEDLIKTYYPSSITRPTFILGQFTGKLGYTGEQFSVEEVELGRLRMSIYPQQIQQSGVRIVRHPPIEHTLKPTRLLRTLSAIPDLRAAGFPMDDFFKKALPTIVFRSIVDPLTVVLDSTYDKLPKNAYARLVMDQLLSELCGVISRLPEVRDSPDFSRLTVTQRLRKEIYHKLVRQQTSSSRMRSNVARGWATDIDYQTGYFVERGRQLGLRVENLNSLIAEVKAKQKIQMDRQNMQIPFQL, encoded by the coding sequence ATGCGGCCCGGCCCTTTCGCCGCCGGAAGACTGAAAATACCTCCAGCAGCGAAGCCTTTCAAACCGAACGAGGTGGAGGAACCCTCTGCGACTGTTGTCGAAACGGAAACGGCCGACATTGAGGAACACAAAGAACCAACTAGCCAGACAACCGACCATGACGAGAACATAAAAGGGGCCGAGGTTAGAGTGGCACCTACGGATCAAGAGGTCCAAGAACAAGACGTGGTAGCAGAGTCGAACCGAATCCTATCTCGAATAGCGATGTGGgaccaacaagaacaagccgTGCCGGAATCTACGCCTGTGCCGGCAGACGATCTCGCACCGTCAGAACACATCCATGTTATGGGACTTGACCCTGTTGGCCGCTACATCACGCATATTTTGGCCAGCTGCGACCACATCCCTCCGGTGCGCTATGTGATGCACACCCCTGGTGTACACAATGTTTTCAAGCAGAATGATCGAAAGTTGACCCTTTACCGTGGCGACCAGATGGTCACCACCAATCGTATCATCGCTGTGAATTTTAACCAAGGCGGCGATTATACGAGTCCGAAGCAATATGCGCTTCCAAGCCTCATCAGTAATCTGATAATCACCACTCCAGCCGCTGACGTTGTTCGGATTTTGGAGCCGATCAAGCACAGGCTCGATCACAGGTCCACCATTGTCCTGATTAATGATGGCTTGGGTGTCGTCGAGGACCTCATCAAGACGTATTATCCTTCGTCCATTACTCGCCCAACTTTTATTCTTGGACAATTCACTGGAAAGTTGGGCTATACGGGCGAGCAATTCTCGGTGGAGGAAGTCGAGCTGGGCAGACTTCGCATGTCAATTTACCCCCAGCAGATTCAGCAGTCCGGTGTCCGCATCGTTCGCCACCCGCCGATCGAGCACACGTTGAAGCCAACGCGCCTCCTGAGGACACTGAGTGCGATACCCGACTTGCGGGCGGCAGGTTTCCCCATGGATGACTTCTTCAAGAAGGCGTTGCCAACCATTGTCTTTCGATCCATTGTGGACCCTCTGACGGTTGTTCTCGACAGCACCTACGATAAGCTGCCGAAGAATGCGTACGCGAGGCTGGTCATGGACCAGCTTCTTAGTGAGCTCTGTGGGGTAATCTCCAGACTCCCAGAGGTCAGAGACTCCCCAGACTTCTCTCGGTTGACTGTCACAcagaggttgaggaaggagattTATCACAAGCTGGTGAGACAGCAGACTTCTAGCTCGAGGATGCGGTCGAATGTGGCTCGGGGCTGGGCTACCGATATCGATTACCAGACTGGCTACTTTGTCGAGCGTGGTCGGCAGCTGGGGTTGCGGGTCGAGAATCTCAACTCGCTCATTGCCGAGGTCAAGGCCAAGCAAAAGATCCAGATGGACAGGCAGAACATGCAGATACCTTTCCAACTGTGA
- a CDS encoding hypothetical protein (COG:D; BUSCO:EOG09265HEP; EggNog:ENOG503P4UU), with protein MEDAELEKIRKARLEQLKSQGGGPSSLGKAGGGGNAGPSKEAEAEARKSILNQILHPEAADRLGRIRLVKEQRATDVENRLIMLAQTGQLRSKVTEEQLKELLNAVADTEKEEKIVVARRKGWEDDDDDLFDL; from the exons ATGGAAGACGCCGAGCTCGAAAAG ATCCGCAAGGCTCGCCTCGAACAGCTCAAATCCCAAGGCGgcggcccctcctccctcggcaaagctggcggtggtggtaacGCAGGTCCCAGCaaagaagccgaagccgaagcccgCAAgtccatcctcaaccagATCCTCCACCCCGAAGCGGCCGACCGGCTGGGGCGAATCAGACTAGTCAAAGAGCAGCGCGCGACCGACGTCGAGAACAGGCTCATCATGCTCGCTCAGACGGGGCAGTTGCGGTCCAAGGTGACGGAAGAACAACTGAAGGAGCTGTTGAATGCGGTGGCGGAcacggagaaggaggagaagattgttgttgcgaggaggaaggggtgggaggatgatgatgatgatttgttTGATCTTTAA
- the COQ4 gene encoding Ubiquinone biosynthesis protein (COG:H; BUSCO:EOG092643VB; EggNog:ENOG503NU03): protein MEVTLKRSAALARQTAPLLRPLRPVATYPSNNNNNNNNTIPQQRRPYSLFSSLTRPPPNYPGHVPLSFVEKTALAIGSGLISLKNPRRGDLIATFAETTSTPYFIYRLRDAMLSSPTGRRILRDRPRITSTSLNLPYLRSLPPNTVGHTYISWLDREGVSPDTRSPVRYIDDEECAYVMQRYRECHDFYHALTGLPVVREGEVALKAFEFANTLLPMTGLSVFSLVGMKKKERERFWGVYGPWAVRNGLRAKEVINVYWEEVLEKDVGELRKELGVEVPADLREMRRREREEKKRREAAARG, encoded by the coding sequence ATGGAGGTGACACTCAAACGATCCGCGGCCCTCGCCCGCCAAAccgctcccctcctccgaccCCTCCGACCCGTCGCAACCtacccctccaacaacaacaacaacaacaacaacaccatcccccaGCAACGCCGCCCAtactctctcttttcctccctaacccgcccaccaccaaactaCCCAGGCCAtgtccccctctccttcgtCGAGAAAACCGCCTTGGCCATCGGCTCAggcctcatctccctcaagaACCCCCGCCGAGGCGACCTGATCGCCACCTTCGCCGAGACAACCTCGACTCCCTACTTCATCTACCGCCTCCGCGACGCCatgctctcctcccccaccggGCGCCGCATCCTCCGCGACCGCCCCCGCataacctccacctccctcaacctcccctaCCTCCGCTCCTTGCCCCCCAACACAGTCGGCCACACGTACATCTCCTGGCTTGACCGCGAGGGCGTCTCCCCCGACACCCGCTCGCCAGTTCGCTACATTGACGACGAGGAATGCGCCTATGTCATGCAGCGATACAGGGAATGTCACGACTTTTACCACGCCTTGACAGGACTCCCCGTTGTgagggagggtgaggtggcgCTAAAGGCCTTCGAGTTTGCGAATACGTTGCTGCCGATGACGGGCCTGAGCGTGTTTAGTCTTGTGGGgatgaaaaagaaggaaCGGGAGAGGTTCTGGGGCGTGTATGGGCCTTGGGCGGTGAGGAATGGACTGAGGGCGAAGGAGGTGATTAATGTTTATTGGGAGGAGGTTCTCGAGAAGGATGTGGGGGAGCTGAGGAAGgagttgggggtggaggtgccggctgatctgagggagatgaggagacgggagagggaggagaagaagagacgggaggcggcggcgagggggtAG
- a CDS encoding hypothetical protein (COG:S; EggNog:ENOG503NXBM), translated as MEAYDELLRWASKQGIEVHGIEAKRIPGRGIGIVASKDLKANERLIYVPAASLRTLTTIRPEIRKALPPPAPKYKGTPVHALLAAELLLETPTIKKKYAPWHAVVPTRDDILSTLPLAWPTSDHEKLHSLLPYAARAHLTKQKAKFEKDWQLTRDVLLPKLSLSPKGRYSKQEFLYHWLLVNTRTFYHETPATERLTKDDKMALQPVADLLNHSDEGCEVVFDTGCYSISADREYKQGEEVYICYGTHSNDFLMVEYGFCPEENKWDEVCIDEVVLEEMSTARKKWLDGRDFLGKYLIDERNLTGCYRTRVALMLLCTSRGQWERWVDEGEDGGGEVQKMVDRIMVRVLEKYLKRCMEAIGELEGCGPSGEMVLRRWRQIERLVEKALEELKVEDN; from the exons ATGGAGGCCTACGACGAACTCCTCCGCTGGGCCAGCAAGCAAGGGATCGAGGTTCACGGTATCGAGGCCAAGAGGATACCCGGCAGGGGAATTGGCATTGTGGCTTCGAAAGACCTGAAG GCCAATGAACGCCTCATATACGTtcccgccgcctccctccgCACCCTCACAACCATCCGCCCCGAAATCCGCAAGGccctccctccaccagccCCCAAATACAAAGGAACCCCCGTCCACGCGCTCCTCGCAGCAGAGCTACTCCTCGAGacccccaccatcaagaagaaaTACGCCCCCTGGCACGCCGTGGTCCCAACCCGTGACGATATCCTGTCCACCCTCCCACTAGCCTGGCCAACATCCGACCATGAGAAACTacactccctcctcccctacGCAGCCCGCGCTCACTTGACCAAGCAAAAAGCCAAATTCGAAAAGGACTGGCAATTGACACGTGATGTCCTCCTTCCAAAactgtctctctctcccaaGGGTCGATATTCCAAGCAGGAGTTCCTGTATCATTGGCTGCTTGTCAATACGAGAACGTTTTACCATGAAACCCCCGCGACGGAGCGACTGACAAAGGATGACAAGATGGCTCTGCAGCCGGTGGCGGATTTGCTCAATCATTCTGATGAGGGGTGTGAAGTGGTGTTTGATACGGGGTGTTATAGCATTTCGGCGGATAGGGAGTACAAacagggggaggaggtgtatATTTGCTACGGGACGCACTCGAACGACTTTTTGATGGTGGAATATGGGTTTTGTCCGGAGGAGAATAAGTGGGATGAGGTTTGTATTGATGAGGTGGTCCTGGAAGAAATGTCAACCGCAAGAAAGAAGTGGTTGGACGGGAGGGACTTTTTGGGCAAGTATTTGATTGATGAGAGGAATTTGACGGGGTGTTATAGGACCAGAGTGGCATTGATGCTACTGTGCACGTCGAGGGGTCaatgggagaggtgggttgatgagggagaggatggggggggggaggtgcaAAAAATGGTGGATCGGATTATGGTAAGGGTGTTGGAGAAGTATCTGAAAAGGTGTATGGAGGCGattggggagttggagggcTGTGGGCCgtcgggggagatggtgttgaggaggtggagacaGATTGAGAGGTTGGTCGAGAAGGCTTTGGAGGAATTAAAGGTTGAGGACAACTAA
- a CDS encoding hypothetical protein (EggNog:ENOG503P9CS): protein MSSNFKPYWVKANSQTPAAPDALVVYIVAKLGPNGTGQHYPLAVVKREGGLVDLDAVQGRDVLSAILGAVTVFSDPSNHIGIQSELSLAAQFYQDPRNGLHRTELSNTPTWMRQSISPQWECGVREFPFISTCLVLGVAFDRERGVGLSVLPAPLGTMFSNTNMEYAMAVVDITDLNAIRYGIIAFRSTIMIHVSERPREVDEYNDWGDSDPSGPRELRLEENRTREPLSAAGYLTKFEYEACDDLVKKLDEVELIDPTVLDLIWPLTTAALPALSLFPAEKDAELTALIDALLESQNLDIISETLLTQLTGTAHTKFILRQHLQKRSQDIGHLPKTGQLLGLAFTNELHFDLASFNKLSSLSVIAALETTPAPPVSLSLNVDTLHDSSTTIIDALLTRPTLKSLYLLQSPTRTSDTPSRTFFSALATHPGKPLAHFKKLHISGLYSSPFIGEPFLPVVSRPWLHSPYPLQYLFLRQQTQHHPRQPPISQVHFLNPLLLTPEKFAAGLLMYLRSLLTSTDIQHHSRTSLWGFACCPPTLTVDQKTRVEVDPLPFHTPDPPKVRELPEESWNVIVERGIHVDVGNKGPEGEGMSWMPDLKAAWVRYALVRVVKPGGVKLDRDGEIKERDVEIVDLEGFLYRVDLGFSKADGDTVWRRMTEFEREMEEWPGQGGLDKGMPKVGVIGEKEARGLLADCLTDARST from the coding sequence ATGTCATCCAACTTCAAACCGTACTGGGTGAAAGCCAACAGCCAGacgccagcagcaccagatGCGTTGGTCGTCTACATCGTCGCAAAACTCGGCCCCAACGGCACAGGCCAACACTATCCTCTGGCAGTCGTCAAACGCGAAGGCGGCCTAGTAGATTTGGATGCCGTTCAAGGCAGAGATGTTCTTTCAGCCATTCTGGGTGCTGTCACTGTCTTTTCTGACCCATCGAACCATATCGGTATCCAGTCTGAACTCTCGCTCGCCGCCCAGTTCTACCAAGATCCCCGAAATGGGCTGCATCGAACAGAGCTCTCCAACACACCAACATGGATGAGGCAGTCCATTTCTCCGCAGTGGGAATGCGGTGTGCGCGAGTTCCCGTTTATCTCGACATGTCTTGTGCTCGGCGTGGCTTTTGACAGGGAGCGCGGAGTAGGCTTGTCTGTCCTGCCTGCACCACTGGGTACTATGTTTAGCAACACAAACATGGAGTATGCGATGGCTGTGGTGGACATCACTGACTTGAACGCAATCCGGTATGGGATCATTGCCTTTCGGTCAACCATAATGATTCACGTATCAGAACGCCCTCGAGAAGTGGATGAATACAACGACTGGGGAGACAGTGACCCTTCAGGGCCGCGCGAGCTTCGTCTAGAAGAAAATAGGACACGGGAACCCCTTTCCGCCGCTGGGTATCTGACTAAATTTGAGTACGAGGCTTGCGATGACCTGGTGAAGAAGCTCGACGAAGTTGAACTTATTGATCCGACAGTCTTGGACCTGATATGGCCGCTGACCACCGCTGCCTTGCCTGCCCTTTCCCTATTTCCGGCCGAGAAAGACGCTGAGTTGACCGCTCTCATCGACGCTTTGCTTGAAAGTCAAAACCTTGATATAATATCCGAGACTCTTCTTACCCAACTTACCGGAACAGCGCACACCAAGTTTATACTTCGCCAACACCTACAGAAGCGCTCCCAAGACATAGGCCACTTACCCAAAACAGGCCAACTACTCGGACTTGCCTTTACCAACGAACTACATTTCGACCTAGCATCTTTTAACaagctctcctccctctctgtCATCGCTGCTCTCGAAACCACCCCGGCGCCACCTGTCTCCCTCAGTCTCAACGTTGACACCCTTCACGACagctcaaccaccatcatcgacgCCCTCCTCACAAGACCAACCCTCAAATCTCTCTACCTTCTCCAATCACCCACCCGCACTTCCGACACCCCCAGCAggaccttcttctccgccctcgccaCCCACCCAGGCAAACCCCTAGCCCATTTCAAGAAGTTACACATTTCCGGCCTTTACTCCTCCCCTTTCATCGGCGAACCTTTTCTCCCTGTTGTATCTCGCCCATGGCTTCATTCACCCTATCCTCTCCAATATCTTTTCCTCCgccaacaaacccaacaccatccccgccaaccccccattTCCCAAGTCCACTTCCTcaacccactcctcctcacccctgAAAAGTTTGCGgctgggttgttgatgtATCTCCGCTCTTTGCTCACCTCCACCGATATACAACACCATAGTCGCACTTCCCTATGGGGCTTCGCCTGCTGTCCTCCCACCCTAACCGTCGACCAGAAAACAAGGGTGGAGGTTGACCCTCTCCCTTTCCATACTCCTGACCCACCAAAAGTGAGGGAACTACCAGAGGAGAGTTGGAACGTGATCGTGGAGAGAGGGATACATGTTGATGTCGGGAATAAAGGGccggaaggggaggggatgagtTGGATGCCGGATTTGAAGGCTGCTTGGGTGAGGTATGCGCTTGTTAGGGTGGTCAAGCCTGGGGGGGTAAAGCTTGATCGGGATGGGGAAATAAAGGAGAGAGATGTGGAGATTGTTGATTTGGAGGGGTTTTTGTACCGGGTGGATCTAGGATTTTCTAAGGCGGATGGAGATActgtttggaggaggatgacggaGTTTGAacgggagatggaggagtggccggggcagggggggttggataaGGGGATGCCAAAGGTGGGAGTTAtaggggagaaggaggcgaggggCTTGTTGGCGGACTGTTTGACGGATGCGAGGAGCACATGA